The DNA window ATGGTTGTAATTCTTGTATTCATCATGAAATCAAATTATAAAAATGTTCGATTTCACTCACCATAAAAACCGTAGGTTTTTAAAAACTAACGTGCTCTTCTGTTTTCAAAGATGGCTTCTTAAAATTCTTAAGTGTCAAAAACTTTTATGACTATTGTGGTTTAAAATCATCTTGCAAATCAGCAGATCACACCGGTTTTTACTTTACGCATCATAAAAAACCGCAGGTTTTTAAAACTCATGTGTTCTTAATGTTTTCAAAGCTATTATCTTAAAATTCTCATGTGTCAAAAACTTTTATGACTGTTATGGTTTCACTCCGACACACTCTAATTCTCTAACTTCCTCCCTAAAACACTCCCACATTCAAACGCTCTCACCCTACAACTCTTAAACGCTCCACTCTCCCACTCTACTCAGCCGTATTTGTTCCCGTAGCCGCCACAATGTCCTCATCCATTTGCTGATAGTGTTCAGGATAGTGTTTCCGGATTTTGATGCGTACGTATTTGGATGCCGGCATATTGGCCCCGTCAACAACGTTATTGATGGAAACCAAAACATTGGTTTCAGGGAAATAGGTCATGGTACTTTTCTGGGGAATCTGGTATTTAACAACGATGAACAGTGGAGCAATCCGTTCGATCCCGTCATCATAATTGAAGAGGTCTACTTTGTCGCCTTCTTTTAATCCGGCCTTTTCGATATCCAGTTCATTCATCATCACGATCCTCCGTTCGTTGAAAATCCCGCGGTAGCGGTCATCAAGGCCATAAACGACGGTATTGAACTGGTCGTGGGTACGGGTGGTGGCCATCAGGTACTCGTCATCTGCGAGAGAATTGTCAGGAACCGGAGTAATGTTGAACGCTGCCTTTCCGGGGAAATGTTCGCTGCTGAATTTTCCGTCCCGCGGATTGTTCGGCAGGTAGAATCCTCCTTTCTGTACGACCCTTTCATTATAATGCTCGAATCCGGGGATGCATTGGGAAACATCATCGCGGATGGCATCATAGCTGTTGATGAACCGGTCCCAGTCGATGACGGAACGTTCCCCCAATACGGCTTTCGCCATCCGGCATGCGACGTGGGTCTCATTGATCAGGTGTTCTGAAACGGGTTCCAGGACCCCTCGTGACCATTCCACTACGCCCATGGAATTCTCGGTGCTGATATGCTGGAGTTTTCCGTTAACGATATCTTTCTCACTTCTGGAAATAACCGGCAGGATCAGCGCTTCTTTGCCGTGGATCAGGTGGCCGCGGTTGAGTTTGATAGAGACCATCACCGACATTTCCAGCTTGCGCATGGCTTCAGCGGTATACGTAGTATCCGGTGCTGCCGACAGGAGGTTACCGCCCATGCAGAACATGAATTTCACTGTTCCTTCATGCATGGCTTTAATGGCTTTCACCACATCATAGCCGTCCTGGCGCGGCACTTTAAATCCATAGAATTTTTCCAGGGTATCCAGCTGTTCTTCCGTAGGCTTGTGATTCACCAGCAGCGTCCTGTTGCCCTGGACATTGCTGTGCCCGCGGACCGGGCAGACTCCTCCGCCTTTGATTCCGATGCTTCCTTTCATCAGAAGCAGGTTGACGATATTATAGATCATGTCTACGCCGTTATGCTGCTGGGTAATACCCATTCCCCAGCAAATGATGATCCGTTTCCTGGCCGCGATCATCTGTGCTGCTTCCCTGAGTTTTTCAACCGGAATACCACACTCAGCAGCGAGGAAGTTAAGGTCGTAGCGTTTGAGCTCTTCCACTAACGCATCAAATCCGGCTGTTTTATCTCTGACGAAATTATGGTCGATGACTTTGCCCGGATTGTTCTCCTCTTCTTCCAGCACCAGGATCTGTAAAGCTTTCAGCAAAGCCATATCGCCGTTAATTTTTACCGGCAAATATAAGTCTGACAGTTCAAAAGGTTTGGTGATCGCCGCAAGTGGTTTCTGCGGATCCTTGAATCCCATCAGTCCGGCTTCCGGAAGCGGGTTAATGGCCATAATTTTGGCACCGTTCTTTTTCCCTTTGGTAAGGGCTGAAAGCATCCTTGGGGAATTGGTTCCCGGATTCTGTCCTATGATGATGATGAGATCGGATTCATAAAAATCTTCGAGCTTTACGGAACCTTTTCCGAATCCGATGCTTCTGGTGAGTGCATACCCGGAGGTTTCATGGCACATATTGGAACAGTCGGGGAAATTATTGGTCCCGAATTCCCGCCCGAACAGCTGGTACACCCAGGTCGCTTCGTTGCTGGTCCTCCCGGAGGTATAAAATATGGCTTCGTCCGGAGAATCCAGGCCGTTTAGTTTTTCTGCAATTTTAGTGAAGGCATCATCCCAGCTGACCGGCTGATAATGGGTACCTCCTTTCGGAAGGTACATGGGTTCCGAGATCCTTCCCAGCTGGCTGATCTGATAATCCGTCATTTTTGCCAGGTCATAGACTGAATGTTCACTGAAAAATTCGGCCCCGATGGTTTTGGAGGTGGCTTCTTCAGCAAGCGCTTTCGCTCCGTTCTCGCAGTATTCCGCGATCTTTGAACGGTCGTGATCAGGATCCGGCCATGCACAGCTTGGACAGTCGAAACCGTCAAACTGGTTCATGCTGAACAATGCCCTGCCACCGCGGAGTACGGAAGCATCGCGTACCAGCTGCTCCAGCGAATGCATGACTGCCGGGACACCTGCCGCCCATTTTTTAGGGGATTCCAGCTTCAGGTCCAGCAGTTTATATGGTGATTCTGCGGATGGTGACTGGCTGGAGGGATGATCTGTTTTTTTATTCAATCCGTTATTTTCCATACGGCTGTGATTTTGAAGGTGTTGTATTTAGCATTTGGCATTCGGATTCGGGTAGTTGTCGCTCTGGTCTTCCAGGGTATTGTCCAGGCACACAAAATCCTTTTCTACCAGCAGGCTGATCTTTCCGGACTGCCCGTTGAATCCTACCTTATCCGTGGTAACCCATTCCCCGACCATAGCGGCCGGCATTTTTAGGACTATCCTGCTGTCTGTGAAATCGGCTGAAATGGTTTCATCTTCTGTTCTTTCAATCGCATATATCAATGTGCTGCCCGGAAATTCCGTATAGCCGGAAACCATTCCGTTCTTACTCAGTTCCGTTACCTCCGACTGTGTGAGGCGGAATCTTAAGCTATTGTCTTTAATTCTTATTTTCATTGTGTAAATCCTCAGATTGTAATGGATCAATTATGATGTGTTTTTTTATTGTACTGCAAAGTATCATTCAGATGCTTCATCATACCGGATGGCAGATTTAGCCGCTTGTTCATTTAATCCTTTCTATCCATCTC is part of the Chryseobacterium camelliae genome and encodes:
- a CDS encoding FdhF/YdeP family oxidoreductase, which produces MENNGLNKKTDHPSSQSPSAESPYKLLDLKLESPKKWAAGVPAVMHSLEQLVRDASVLRGGRALFSMNQFDGFDCPSCAWPDPDHDRSKIAEYCENGAKALAEEATSKTIGAEFFSEHSVYDLAKMTDYQISQLGRISEPMYLPKGGTHYQPVSWDDAFTKIAEKLNGLDSPDEAIFYTSGRTSNEATWVYQLFGREFGTNNFPDCSNMCHETSGYALTRSIGFGKGSVKLEDFYESDLIIIIGQNPGTNSPRMLSALTKGKKNGAKIMAINPLPEAGLMGFKDPQKPLAAITKPFELSDLYLPVKINGDMALLKALQILVLEEEENNPGKVIDHNFVRDKTAGFDALVEELKRYDLNFLAAECGIPVEKLREAAQMIAARKRIIICWGMGITQQHNGVDMIYNIVNLLLMKGSIGIKGGGVCPVRGHSNVQGNRTLLVNHKPTEEQLDTLEKFYGFKVPRQDGYDVVKAIKAMHEGTVKFMFCMGGNLLSAAPDTTYTAEAMRKLEMSVMVSIKLNRGHLIHGKEALILPVISRSEKDIVNGKLQHISTENSMGVVEWSRGVLEPVSEHLINETHVACRMAKAVLGERSVIDWDRFINSYDAIRDDVSQCIPGFEHYNERVVQKGGFYLPNNPRDGKFSSEHFPGKAAFNITPVPDNSLADDEYLMATTRTHDQFNTVVYGLDDRYRGIFNERRIVMMNELDIEKAGLKEGDKVDLFNYDDGIERIAPLFIVVKYQIPQKSTMTYFPETNVLVSINNVVDGANMPASKYVRIKIRKHYPEHYQQMDEDIVAATGTNTAE
- a CDS encoding DUF7009 family protein; translated protein: MKIRIKDNSLRFRLTQSEVTELSKNGMVSGYTEFPGSTLIYAIERTEDETISADFTDSRIVLKMPAAMVGEWVTTDKVGFNGQSGKISLLVEKDFVCLDNTLEDQSDNYPNPNAKC